In Salinibacterium sp. dk2585, a single window of DNA contains:
- a CDS encoding long-chain-fatty-acid--CoA ligase, which translates to MTDLSARPWLASYAKGVPHDVAAPSQTLVEMLAATIKRYGRRPALDFFGASMSYRELGEQVERVANGLRKLGVEKGDRVAIVLPNCPQHIVAFYAVLRLGAIVVEHNPLYTQRELRHQFEDHGATVAIVWDRVAASVVDFPKDMGVEHVVSVDITRAMPRKTRFALRLPLPAARRSREALTVGKAAPGTVAWTTLTDARPLRRSHPAPSLTDTAVLQYTSGTTGTPKGAVLTHANLRVNAMQGEAWVQGLKPGREVVYGVLPMFHAYGLTLCLTFAMSIGARLVLFPKFDEKLVLDAMKRTPATFLPAVPPIYARLADAAAKKRVSLRGIRFAISGAMNLPIETVEKWEKATGGLLIEGYGMTETSPVAAGNPMGPTRRPGTVGVPFPSTEIRVVDPDDPATDVTGGELLVRGPQVFKGYWRKPDETRAVLLPGGWLRTGDIVSVSDDGYITIVDRMKELIITGGFNVAPSEVEEALLSHPSIAEAAAVGIPSKSGGEDVAAAVVLAPGASLDVASVREHCRHLLTAYKVPRIVVAVDELPRSMIGKVLRREVKQQLLDLR; encoded by the coding sequence ATGACTGATCTCTCTGCCCGCCCCTGGCTGGCCTCATACGCGAAGGGCGTGCCGCACGACGTCGCGGCACCGAGCCAGACCCTCGTCGAGATGCTCGCCGCCACAATCAAGCGGTACGGCCGGCGGCCCGCCCTCGACTTCTTCGGCGCGAGCATGAGCTATCGGGAACTCGGCGAGCAGGTCGAGCGCGTCGCGAACGGCCTGCGCAAGCTCGGCGTGGAGAAGGGCGACCGCGTCGCCATCGTGCTGCCAAACTGCCCCCAGCACATCGTCGCGTTCTACGCCGTCCTGCGCCTCGGGGCCATCGTCGTAGAACACAACCCGCTCTACACCCAGCGGGAGCTGCGCCACCAGTTCGAGGACCACGGCGCAACCGTCGCGATCGTGTGGGACAGGGTCGCGGCATCCGTCGTCGACTTTCCCAAGGACATGGGGGTCGAGCACGTCGTCTCGGTCGACATCACGCGGGCAATGCCCCGCAAGACCCGCTTCGCCCTCCGGCTTCCCCTTCCCGCCGCCCGCAGGTCGCGCGAGGCCCTCACGGTCGGCAAGGCCGCACCCGGCACCGTGGCATGGACGACACTGACGGATGCCCGCCCGCTGCGCCGCTCGCATCCGGCACCGTCACTCACCGACACCGCCGTGCTGCAGTACACGAGCGGAACCACCGGCACCCCCAAGGGCGCCGTGCTGACCCACGCGAACCTTCGGGTCAACGCCATGCAGGGCGAGGCGTGGGTGCAGGGCCTGAAGCCGGGGCGCGAGGTCGTCTACGGGGTGCTGCCCATGTTCCACGCCTACGGGCTGACGCTCTGCCTGACCTTCGCGATGAGCATCGGGGCGCGGCTCGTGCTGTTCCCCAAGTTCGACGAGAAGCTCGTGCTCGACGCCATGAAGCGCACGCCCGCGACCTTCTTGCCCGCCGTGCCACCCATCTACGCTCGGCTGGCTGACGCGGCGGCGAAGAAGAGGGTGAGCCTGCGCGGCATCCGCTTCGCCATCTCCGGCGCCATGAACCTGCCCATCGAGACGGTCGAGAAGTGGGAGAAGGCGACCGGGGGCCTGCTGATCGAGGGCTACGGCATGACCGAAACCTCACCCGTTGCGGCCGGTAACCCCATGGGGCCGACGCGGCGCCCCGGCACGGTAGGGGTACCGTTCCCCTCGACGGAGATCCGGGTGGTCGACCCCGACGACCCGGCGACGGATGTCACGGGAGGCGAGCTGCTGGTGCGCGGCCCGCAGGTCTTCAAAGGCTACTGGCGCAAGCCAGACGAGACCCGCGCCGTGCTGCTCCCCGGCGGCTGGCTGCGCACGGGCGACATCGTGAGCGTCTCCGACGACGGCTACATCACGATCGTCGACCGGATGAAGGAACTCATCATCACGGGGGGCTTCAACGTCGCACCCTCCGAGGTTGAGGAGGCGCTGCTCTCGCACCCATCGATCGCCGAGGCCGCAGCCGTCGGCATCCCGTCGAAGAGCGGGGGTGAGGATGTCGCGGCCGCGGTCGTGCTCGCACCCGGGGCGTCCCTCGACGTGGCCAGCGTGCGCGAGCACTGCCGGCACCTCCTCACCGCCTACAAGGTGCCGCGCATCGTCGTCGCGGTCGACGAGTTGCCGCGTTCCATGATCGGAAAGGTGCTGCGGCGCGAGGTGAAGCAGCAGCTGCTCGATTTGCGCTGA
- a CDS encoding acyltransferase family protein, producing MSHALAERRRQRPAPAKHFEAHIQGLRAVAVLLVVLFHFWPGRLSGGYIGVDIFFVISGFLITAHLVRELTNTGRISLPQFWARRARRLLPASIAVLVFCSVATLLWLPLSGLGDTVREILASTFYFENWMLAADSVDYLAASNNATMAQHYWTLSLEEQFYVLWPLLLLLGVGAGAKFFARGQRAALIGTIVIITVLSLVFSVVYTALEPAPAYFVTFTRMWEFGVGAMLALLPTLRPRSAWANVVLGYGGLFAILLAGYFYDATTPFPGYMALVPVLGAAAVIVAGRSERWWEAGSILSLRPARFIGDISYSLYLWHWPLIVIAPYVPGWGLSTAHRLTLFVLCFVLAWLTKKFVEDPGRQWRFLTSRRPRVTAAFAVILMAISAAFAGVAYMVNQPKYEAAAAELETIREDFPECFGALSLDGCENPELAGMIVPSPGFGNADSPEHEDCFVQLNNSELVACEFGSDKADAPRIALIGDSHAYQYIEAMIQLADERGWALTTYLKGACPWNAAEVGGPSAAFTASCAAWKQNLKDELESGEPFDAIFTAALATTPYPGSDADAQAAGFTEAWGWAGDTPIVTIVDNPDLADDPNKCLRQNDASACTEPRDSVLVERDPIALAGAEASELLDFTELYCDEEECFPVVSGANVYRDQDHLTVTWTLSMRDQIGDAIERALDSR from the coding sequence ATGAGCCACGCACTCGCCGAACGCCGGCGCCAACGACCCGCGCCCGCTAAGCACTTCGAGGCACATATCCAGGGCTTGCGCGCGGTCGCGGTGCTGCTGGTGGTGCTGTTCCACTTCTGGCCGGGGCGCCTCTCGGGCGGCTACATCGGTGTCGACATCTTCTTTGTCATCTCGGGCTTCCTCATCACGGCGCACCTCGTCCGCGAGTTGACGAACACGGGCCGCATCAGCCTGCCGCAGTTCTGGGCGAGGCGCGCTCGCCGACTGCTGCCAGCATCCATCGCCGTGCTCGTCTTCTGCTCGGTCGCGACGCTGCTGTGGCTGCCGCTCAGTGGCCTCGGCGATACGGTGCGCGAGATCCTCGCGAGCACCTTCTACTTCGAGAACTGGATGCTCGCGGCCGACTCGGTCGACTACCTCGCCGCCTCCAACAATGCGACCATGGCGCAGCACTACTGGACCCTCTCGCTCGAGGAACAGTTCTACGTGCTGTGGCCGCTCCTCCTCCTGCTCGGCGTCGGCGCGGGGGCCAAGTTCTTCGCGCGCGGCCAGCGCGCCGCCCTCATCGGCACGATCGTCATCATCACGGTGCTGTCGCTCGTCTTCTCCGTCGTCTACACGGCGCTCGAGCCGGCGCCCGCCTACTTCGTCACCTTCACGCGCATGTGGGAGTTCGGCGTCGGCGCGATGCTGGCCCTCCTGCCGACCCTGCGACCGCGCAGCGCCTGGGCCAACGTTGTGCTCGGCTACGGTGGCCTCTTCGCGATCCTCCTGGCGGGCTACTTCTACGATGCGACGACGCCCTTCCCTGGCTACATGGCACTCGTGCCCGTGCTGGGCGCGGCCGCCGTGATCGTCGCCGGTCGTTCCGAGCGCTGGTGGGAGGCGGGTAGCATCCTGAGCCTGCGCCCCGCCCGCTTCATCGGTGACATCTCGTACTCGCTCTACCTCTGGCACTGGCCGCTCATCGTCATCGCGCCCTACGTGCCCGGCTGGGGTCTCAGCACGGCGCACCGCCTGACCCTCTTCGTGCTCTGCTTCGTGCTCGCCTGGCTCACCAAGAAGTTCGTGGAGGATCCGGGCCGCCAGTGGCGCTTCCTCACGAGCCGCCGCCCGCGCGTCACGGCCGCCTTCGCCGTCATCCTCATGGCGATCTCCGCCGCCTTCGCGGGGGTCGCCTACATGGTCAACCAGCCCAAGTACGAGGCCGCGGCAGCCGAACTCGAGACGATCCGGGAGGACTTCCCCGAGTGCTTCGGTGCCCTTTCGCTCGACGGCTGCGAAAACCCCGAACTGGCCGGCATGATCGTGCCGAGTCCCGGCTTCGGCAACGCCGACTCCCCCGAACACGAGGACTGCTTCGTGCAGCTCAACAACTCCGAGCTCGTCGCGTGTGAGTTCGGCAGTGACAAGGCGGATGCCCCGCGCATCGCCCTCATCGGCGACAGCCACGCCTACCAGTACATCGAGGCGATGATCCAACTCGCCGACGAGCGCGGCTGGGCACTCACGACCTACCTCAAGGGTGCCTGCCCCTGGAATGCGGCCGAGGTGGGCGGACCGAGCGCCGCCTTCACGGCCTCCTGTGCCGCGTGGAAGCAGAACCTCAAGGACGAACTCGAGTCAGGGGAGCCCTTCGACGCGATCTTCACCGCGGCGCTCGCGACGACCCCCTACCCGGGATCCGATGCGGATGCCCAGGCCGCCGGCTTCACGGAGGCCTGGGGCTGGGCCGGCGACACCCCCATCGTCACGATCGTCGACAACCCAGACCTCGCCGACGACCCCAACAAGTGCCTGCGCCAGAACGACGCCTCAGCCTGCACCGAGCCGCGCGACAGCGTGCTGGTCGAGCGCGACCCCATCGCGCTAGCCGGTGCCGAGGCATCCGAACTCCTCGACTTCACCGAGCTCTACTGCGACGAGGAGGAGTGCTTCCCGGTCGTGAGCGGGGCCAACGTCTACCGCGACCAGGACCACCTCACCGTGACCTGGACGCTCAGCATGCGCGACCAAATCGGCGACGCGATCGAGCGAGCGCTCGACTCGCGCTGA
- a CDS encoding magnesium and cobalt transport protein CorA → MTIVDNAIYVAGARVASPKTLDETFELLRRGDAMAWIGLYRPDPAELHAVASEFDLHPLAIEDALKGHQRPKLERFGDTLFVVLRPGRYIDADEVVEFGEVHLFIGPQFVVTVRHAENPDIGRVRRRLESSPELLALGPDAVLYAVLDEVVDAYAPVVAGLENDIDEIEDQLFGGDQSVSRRIYELHREVISFQRATAPLSGMLDALLRGADKYDLHIEVQRSLRDVHDHVIRLTERADAFRALLENALTVHSTLVTQQQNDEMRRLSEASLAQNEETRRLSETALAQNEGVKKISAWAAILFAPTLIGTIYGMNFEHMPELAWPIGYPLALLGMVAGSVILYTVFKRRHWL, encoded by the coding sequence ATGACCATCGTCGACAACGCGATCTACGTCGCGGGCGCACGAGTGGCGAGCCCCAAGACACTCGATGAGACATTCGAGCTGCTGCGCCGGGGTGACGCCATGGCATGGATCGGGCTGTACCGGCCAGACCCGGCAGAACTTCATGCCGTGGCGTCGGAGTTCGATCTCCACCCCCTCGCGATCGAAGACGCACTGAAGGGCCATCAGCGACCCAAGCTTGAACGATTCGGCGACACCCTCTTCGTCGTGCTCCGTCCAGGCCGCTACATCGATGCCGACGAGGTCGTCGAGTTCGGGGAGGTGCACCTCTTCATCGGGCCCCAGTTCGTCGTCACCGTGCGGCACGCCGAGAACCCCGACATTGGACGCGTACGACGTCGGCTCGAGTCATCGCCGGAGTTGCTCGCCCTTGGCCCCGATGCCGTGCTCTACGCGGTGCTCGATGAGGTCGTGGATGCCTACGCCCCGGTCGTCGCCGGGCTCGAGAACGACATTGATGAAATTGAGGACCAGCTCTTCGGCGGCGACCAGTCGGTGTCGCGGCGCATCTACGAGCTGCACCGCGAGGTGATCTCCTTCCAACGGGCGACGGCGCCGCTGTCTGGCATGCTCGACGCCCTCCTGCGCGGCGCCGACAAATACGACCTCCACATCGAGGTGCAGCGTTCGCTGCGTGACGTGCACGACCACGTGATTCGGCTCACCGAGCGCGCGGACGCCTTTCGCGCCCTCCTCGAGAATGCGCTGACCGTGCACTCCACCCTCGTGACGCAGCAGCAGAACGACGAGATGCGCCGGCTTTCCGAAGCGAGCCTCGCCCAGAACGAGGAGACGAGGCGACTCTCCGAGACCGCCCTCGCCCAGAACGAGGGCGTCAAGAAGATCTCAGCCTGGGCCGCGATCCTCTTCGCCCCCACCCTCATCGGCACCATCTACGGCATGAACTTCGAGCACATGCCCGAACTCGCCTGGCCAATCGGCTACCCGCTCGCGCTCCTCGGAATGGTCGCGGGCAGCGTCATCCTCTACACGGTGTTCAAACGCAGGCACTGGCTCTAG
- a CDS encoding ATP-dependent Clp protease ATP-binding subunit — MANMQGAPATDEEQKSALEQYGVDLTEIARTGKLDPVIGRDAEIRRVSQVLTRRTKNNPVLIGEPGVGKTAVVEGLAQRIVAGDVADSLKGKRLVSIDLAALVAGAKYRGEFEERLKAVLKEINDSDGQVITFIDELHTLMGAGGGDGSVAASNMLKPMLARGELRLIGATTLNEYREYIEKDAALERRFQQVYVGEPSVEDTVAILRGLKDRYEAHHRVAIADNALVAAATLSNRYITGRQLPDKAIDLIDEAASRLKMEIDSSPVEIDELKRAVDRMRIEELALKKEKDPASKARLEKLREDMAEKQQTLGELEARWRNEKSALQDVGELKNQLSDARIRLDLAMREGDYQSASKLNYEVIPRIEQSIAEAEHAEVDGERMVNDQVTDSDIAAVVAAWTGIPVGRLMQGETEKLLHLEAELGKRLVGQKKAVGAVSDAVRRSRAGIADESRPTGSFLFLGPTGVGKTELARALAEFLFDDEKAMVRIDMSEYGEKFSVSRLVGAPPGYIGYEQGGQLTEAVRRRPYSVILLDEVEKAHPEVFDVLLQVLDDGRLTDGQGRTVDFRNTILILTSNLGSNFLMDATMTPEMREEAVMLAVRQTFKPEFINRLDDIVIFSPLSREDLAAIVELYIDRLARRLSERRLELGVTPDARAWLAERGYDPMYGARPLRRLMQKEIDDRLAMAILGGMIKDGDTVLVSLNREGDALEVSRAEME, encoded by the coding sequence ATGGCCAACATGCAGGGGGCTCCGGCCACCGACGAGGAGCAGAAGTCCGCGCTCGAGCAGTACGGCGTCGACCTCACCGAGATCGCGCGCACGGGCAAGCTCGACCCTGTCATCGGTCGTGACGCCGAGATTCGCCGCGTGAGTCAGGTGCTCACCCGGCGCACCAAGAACAACCCCGTGCTCATTGGAGAGCCGGGCGTCGGCAAGACCGCGGTCGTGGAAGGCCTCGCGCAGCGCATCGTCGCGGGGGACGTGGCCGATTCCCTCAAGGGCAAGCGCCTCGTCTCGATCGACCTCGCGGCGCTCGTTGCGGGTGCCAAGTACCGCGGAGAGTTCGAGGAGCGTCTCAAGGCCGTGCTCAAGGAGATCAACGACTCCGACGGCCAGGTCATCACCTTCATTGACGAACTGCACACCCTCATGGGCGCCGGCGGCGGTGACGGCTCGGTCGCGGCGTCCAACATGCTCAAGCCCATGCTCGCCCGCGGGGAACTGCGCCTCATCGGCGCCACGACACTCAACGAGTACCGCGAATACATCGAGAAGGATGCCGCGCTCGAGCGCCGCTTCCAGCAGGTGTACGTCGGCGAGCCCTCGGTCGAAGACACCGTCGCCATTCTCCGCGGACTCAAGGATCGCTACGAGGCCCACCACCGGGTCGCGATCGCCGACAACGCCCTCGTCGCCGCGGCGACCCTCAGCAACCGCTACATCACGGGGCGCCAACTGCCCGACAAGGCGATTGACCTCATCGATGAGGCGGCAAGCCGCTTGAAGATGGAGATCGACTCCTCGCCCGTCGAGATCGACGAGCTCAAGCGCGCGGTGGACAGGATGCGCATCGAGGAACTGGCGCTCAAGAAGGAGAAAGACCCCGCGTCCAAGGCGCGGCTGGAGAAGCTCCGCGAGGACATGGCCGAGAAGCAACAGACCCTGGGCGAGCTCGAGGCGCGGTGGCGCAACGAGAAGTCCGCGCTGCAGGATGTCGGTGAACTCAAGAATCAGCTCAGCGACGCCCGCATCAGGCTCGACCTGGCCATGCGCGAGGGCGACTACCAGTCGGCGTCCAAGCTCAACTACGAGGTGATCCCGCGCATCGAGCAGAGCATCGCGGAGGCCGAGCACGCCGAGGTCGATGGCGAGCGCATGGTCAATGACCAGGTCACCGACAGCGACATCGCGGCCGTCGTCGCCGCCTGGACGGGCATCCCCGTCGGCCGTCTCATGCAGGGCGAGACCGAGAAGCTGCTGCATCTCGAGGCGGAGCTGGGCAAGCGCCTGGTGGGCCAGAAGAAGGCGGTCGGAGCGGTGTCGGATGCCGTCCGTCGCTCGCGCGCCGGAATCGCCGACGAGAGCCGGCCCACGGGCTCGTTCCTGTTCCTCGGCCCGACGGGCGTCGGCAAGACAGAACTCGCGCGAGCCCTCGCGGAGTTCCTCTTCGACGACGAGAAGGCCATGGTGCGCATTGACATGAGTGAGTACGGGGAGAAGTTCTCCGTCTCACGACTCGTCGGCGCCCCTCCCGGCTACATCGGCTACGAGCAGGGCGGCCAACTCACGGAGGCCGTTCGCCGGCGCCCGTACTCGGTCATCCTGCTCGACGAGGTTGAGAAGGCGCACCCCGAGGTCTTCGACGTGCTGCTGCAGGTGCTCGACGACGGGCGTCTCACGGACGGGCAGGGTCGCACGGTCGACTTCCGCAACACCATCCTGATTCTCACCTCCAACCTCGGCAGCAACTTCTTGATGGACGCCACCATGACGCCCGAGATGCGGGAAGAGGCCGTCATGCTGGCGGTGCGGCAGACCTTCAAGCCCGAGTTCATCAACCGCCTCGACGACATCGTCATCTTCTCGCCGCTCTCCCGCGAAGACCTCGCGGCGATCGTGGAGCTGTACATCGATCGTCTGGCCCGCCGGCTCTCCGAGCGGCGACTCGAGCTCGGAGTCACGCCGGATGCCCGCGCCTGGCTTGCGGAGCGCGGCTACGACCCGATGTACGGAGCGCGCCCGCTGCGCAGGCTCATGCAGAAGGAGATCGACGACCGGCTCGCGATGGCGATCCTCGGCGGCATGATCAAGGACGGCGACACCGTGCTCGTGTCGCTCAACCGCGAGGGCGACGCCCTCGAGGTGAGCCGCGCCGAGATGGAGTAG
- a CDS encoding ABC transporter permease — MTATTPDRDIRPLGIASATWLIADREIRMRLRSKAFLISTVILVLGVVAAVVVGGVMGANPSLTRVAAVGQGVAVAEASGALDVTEVESRAEAEQLLRDEEVEAAVIPADAPTGVEVLALTEAPGDVLQLLSVTPEVVLLEESEGPDGFLLYLVAFAFGFVFLSSAMTFGMAIAQSVVEEKQTRIVEILLATVSPKALLAGKVIGNSILALGQIVLIAVAAGIGMLASGQDILLAEVGPSLVWFIVFFLFGFVLLAAMFAAAAALVSRQEDMGVTTAPLVYLVMIPYFLVIFFNDNPLVLGIMSYVPFSAPVGMPMRVFMGSTEWWEPLLSLVILLGATALIIMLGARIYENGLLRMGSRVKLKEALKG, encoded by the coding sequence GTGACCGCGACCACCCCAGACCGCGACATCCGCCCCCTCGGCATCGCGAGCGCCACCTGGCTGATCGCCGACCGGGAGATCCGGATGCGACTGCGCAGCAAGGCATTCCTCATCAGCACGGTGATCCTCGTGCTCGGCGTCGTCGCGGCCGTCGTCGTCGGCGGCGTCATGGGCGCCAATCCGTCGCTGACCCGGGTCGCGGCGGTGGGTCAGGGCGTTGCCGTGGCCGAGGCGTCCGGAGCGCTGGATGTCACCGAGGTGGAGTCGCGCGCCGAAGCCGAGCAACTGTTGCGCGATGAGGAGGTCGAGGCGGCAGTGATCCCCGCCGACGCCCCCACCGGCGTCGAGGTGCTCGCGCTCACGGAGGCGCCCGGCGACGTGCTGCAACTGCTCAGCGTCACGCCAGAGGTCGTGCTGCTCGAGGAGAGCGAGGGGCCCGACGGTTTCCTGCTCTACCTCGTCGCCTTTGCATTCGGCTTCGTGTTCCTCAGCTCCGCCATGACCTTCGGCATGGCCATCGCCCAGAGTGTCGTGGAGGAGAAACAGACCCGCATTGTCGAGATCCTGCTGGCAACCGTCTCGCCGAAGGCACTCCTCGCGGGCAAGGTCATCGGCAACAGCATCCTCGCGCTCGGCCAGATCGTGCTGATCGCCGTCGCCGCCGGTATCGGGATGCTCGCCTCCGGCCAAGACATCCTGCTCGCCGAGGTGGGGCCCTCACTCGTGTGGTTCATCGTGTTCTTCCTCTTCGGCTTCGTGCTGCTCGCAGCAATGTTCGCCGCGGCGGCCGCACTCGTCTCGCGGCAGGAGGACATGGGTGTCACGACGGCCCCGCTCGTCTACCTCGTGATGATCCCGTACTTCCTGGTCATCTTCTTCAACGACAACCCGCTCGTGCTCGGCATCATGTCGTACGTGCCCTTCTCGGCGCCCGTCGGCATGCCCATGCGTGTGTTCATGGGCTCGACCGAGTGGTGGGAGCCGCTGCTGTCGCTCGTGATCCTCCTCGGCGCGACCGCCCTCATCATCATGCTGGGCGCGCGGATCTACGAGAACGGGCTGCTGCGCATGGGCTCGCGGGTGAAGCTCAAGGAGGCGCTGAAGGGCTGA
- a CDS encoding low specificity L-threonine aldolase encodes MRLHDPEQRHFASDNYAGVHPELLAAIAEANGGHESSYGADAYTAHLQDVVRRHFGDTAEAFPVFNGTGANVVALTSMLPRWGAVITAGTAHVNTDENGAPERVSGIKLLTVDTPDGKLTPELIDRQAGGRGDEHRAQPLVVSVTQSTELGTVYTPEELRAVCEHAHSLGMRVHLDGARLANAAASLDVPLRALTTDAGVDVVSFGGTKNGLLFGEAVVVLSPEASVGIPYIRKYTMQLPSKMRFVSAQLIALLEGDLWLRSAQHANAMAARLREQLEGVVEFTQAIDANALFAVVPTDAAARLRETHHFYDWDAARGEVRWMTSWDTTEADVDAFARDIRSAFDL; translated from the coding sequence ATGCGACTCCACGACCCTGAGCAGCGTCACTTTGCCAGCGACAACTACGCGGGGGTGCATCCCGAGTTGCTCGCCGCGATCGCGGAGGCGAATGGCGGCCACGAGAGTTCCTACGGGGCGGATGCCTACACCGCGCACCTGCAGGACGTCGTGCGCCGCCACTTCGGCGACACTGCCGAGGCGTTCCCCGTCTTCAACGGCACGGGTGCCAATGTGGTCGCGCTCACGAGCATGCTTCCCCGCTGGGGTGCCGTCATCACAGCGGGCACGGCGCACGTCAACACCGACGAGAACGGTGCCCCAGAGCGCGTCTCGGGCATCAAGCTCCTCACGGTCGACACTCCCGACGGCAAGCTCACCCCGGAGCTGATCGACCGGCAGGCGGGCGGCCGCGGCGACGAGCACCGCGCCCAGCCGCTCGTGGTGAGCGTCACGCAGTCGACCGAACTCGGCACCGTCTACACGCCAGAGGAGCTCCGCGCCGTCTGCGAGCACGCCCACTCGCTCGGGATGCGTGTGCACCTCGACGGGGCGCGCCTCGCGAACGCCGCGGCATCCCTCGACGTTCCCCTCCGCGCGCTGACGACGGATGCCGGCGTCGACGTCGTGAGCTTCGGCGGCACCAAGAATGGCTTGCTGTTCGGCGAAGCCGTCGTCGTGCTGAGCCCCGAGGCATCCGTCGGCATCCCCTACATCCGCAAGTACACGATGCAGTTGCCGTCGAAAATGCGCTTCGTGTCGGCGCAGCTCATCGCGCTGCTGGAGGGCGACCTCTGGCTGCGTTCGGCGCAGCACGCCAACGCGATGGCGGCGCGGCTTCGCGAGCAGCTCGAGGGCGTCGTCGAATTCACGCAGGCGATCGACGCGAACGCCCTCTTCGCGGTCGTGCCGACGGATGCCGCGGCTCGCCTCCGCGAGACGCACCACTTCTACGACTGGGATGCCGCCCGCGGCGAGGTGCGCTGGATGACCTCGTGGGACACGACGGAGGCCGACGTCGACGCCTTCGCGCGCGACATCCGCTCGGCCTTCGACCTCTAG
- a CDS encoding class I SAM-dependent methyltransferase, with the protein MTGFAFERLRRWPDLEAPNLFAFDASDRLILDEAAAEVVAHPDAVVTIGDRYGALTLGAAALHGATGIRSHQDALIGERALDANAHELGLDGCFAHHDLDAALFRGARTVLMQLPKSLDQLDEVAGLIAAHADPAVVVYAGGRIKHLTPAMNEVLGRHFSEVSATLARQKSRVLVARAPRAGDSDWPKREFHTELGLWVCAHGGAFAGTRLDIGTRFLVQFLDQVKANARTAIDLGCGTGVLAAALKRSRPELEVLATDQSATAVASARATMAANELDVTVVRDVGLASRPDASADVVLLNPPFHAGSTVHSGLAQALFADAARVLRPGGELWTVFNSHLGYRPALQRTVGPTRIVGQNPKFTVTVSVAGVREDAGVNLSYTDSTSEKR; encoded by the coding sequence ATGACGGGGTTCGCCTTCGAGCGGCTGCGCCGTTGGCCAGACCTCGAGGCGCCCAACCTGTTCGCGTTCGATGCGAGTGATCGGCTGATCCTCGACGAGGCGGCCGCCGAAGTCGTCGCGCATCCTGATGCGGTCGTCACGATCGGCGACCGGTACGGGGCCCTGACGCTCGGCGCCGCGGCGCTGCACGGTGCCACGGGCATCCGCTCGCACCAGGACGCGCTGATCGGCGAACGCGCCCTCGACGCGAACGCCCACGAGCTCGGGCTCGACGGATGCTTCGCGCACCACGATCTCGACGCTGCACTGTTCCGGGGCGCGCGCACGGTGCTCATGCAGCTCCCCAAGAGCCTCGATCAACTCGACGAGGTTGCCGGGCTGATCGCCGCCCACGCCGACCCGGCCGTCGTCGTCTACGCCGGCGGACGCATCAAGCACCTGACCCCCGCCATGAACGAGGTGCTGGGGCGTCACTTCAGCGAGGTCTCGGCGACGCTCGCTCGGCAGAAGTCGCGCGTGCTCGTGGCCCGCGCGCCCCGCGCCGGTGACAGTGACTGGCCAAAACGCGAGTTCCACACCGAGCTGGGCCTGTGGGTGTGCGCGCACGGCGGCGCATTCGCGGGCACGCGGCTCGATATCGGCACGCGCTTCCTGGTGCAGTTCCTCGACCAGGTGAAGGCGAATGCGCGCACGGCCATCGACCTCGGCTGCGGCACGGGCGTCCTTGCGGCCGCGCTCAAGCGTTCGCGGCCCGAGCTGGAGGTGCTCGCCACCGACCAGTCGGCGACGGCGGTGGCATCCGCTCGCGCGACCATGGCGGCCAATGAGCTCGACGTGACGGTAGTGCGAGACGTTGGCCTCGCGTCGAGGCCGGATGCATCGGCCGACGTCGTGCTGCTGAATCCGCCGTTCCATGCGGGGTCGACCGTGCACTCGGGGCTCGCGCAGGCGCTTTTCGCTGACGCGGCGCGGGTGCTGCGTCCCGGCGGGGAACTATGGACCGTCTTCAACTCGCACCTCGGCTACCGTCCCGCGCTGCAGCGCACGGTCGGCCCGACTCGCATCGTGGGGCAGAACCCGAAGTTCACCGTGACGGTGTCCGTCGCTGGTGTTCGCGAAGACGCTGGAGTAAACTTGAGTTATACCGACTCAACTTCGGAGAAGAGGTAG